One Sciurus carolinensis chromosome 10, mSciCar1.2, whole genome shotgun sequence genomic window carries:
- the Ociad1 gene encoding OCIA domain-containing protein 1 isoform X2 has translation MNGRADFQEPNAEVPRPIPHIGADYIPTEEERRVFAECNDESFWFRSVPLAATSMLITQGLISKGILSSHPKYGSIPKLIFACIMGYFAGKLSYVKTCQEKFKNLENSPLGEALRSGQARRSLPPGHYSQKSKYDSNVSGQSSFVTSPAADNIEKEMLPHYEPIPFSASMNESTPTGITDHIAQVKVNKYGDTWDE, from the exons ATGAATGGGAGAGCTGATTTTCAAGAGCCGAATGCAGAAGTTCCAAGACCAATTCCCC ATATAGGGGCTGATTACATTccaacagaggaagaaagaagagtctTTGCAGAATGCAACGATGAAAGCTTCTGGTTCAGAT cTGTGCCTTTGGCTGCAACAAGTATGTTGATTACTCAAGGATTGATTAGTAAAG GAATCCTTTCAAGTCATCCCAAATATGGTTCCATCCCTAAACTTATAT TTGCTTGCATCATGGGATACTTTGCTGGAAAGCTCTCTTATGTGAAAACTTGCCAAGAGAAGTTCAAGAATCTGGAAAATTCCCCTCTTGGAGAAGCTTTACGGTCAGGACAAGCACGACGATCTTTACCACCAGG GCATTATTCTCAAAAGTCAAAATATGACTCAAATGTGAGTGGTCAGTCCTCTTTTGTGACATCCCCAGCAGCAGACAACATAGAAAAAGAGATGTTGCCTCATTATGAGCCAATTCCATTCAGTGCTTCTATGAATGAATCCACTCCCACTGGTATTACTGATCATATTGCCCAAG
- the Ociad1 gene encoding OCIA domain-containing protein 1 isoform X3 → MNGRADFQEPNAEVPRPIPHIGADYIPTEEERRVFAECNDESFWFRSVPLAATSMLITQGLISKGILSSHPKYGSIPKLIFACIMGYFAGKLSYVKTCQEKFKNLENSPLGEALRSGQARRSLPPGHYSQKSKYDSNVSGQSSFVTSPAADNIEKEMLPHYEPIPFSASMNESTPTGITDHIAQGRNFS, encoded by the exons ATGAATGGGAGAGCTGATTTTCAAGAGCCGAATGCAGAAGTTCCAAGACCAATTCCCC ATATAGGGGCTGATTACATTccaacagaggaagaaagaagagtctTTGCAGAATGCAACGATGAAAGCTTCTGGTTCAGAT cTGTGCCTTTGGCTGCAACAAGTATGTTGATTACTCAAGGATTGATTAGTAAAG GAATCCTTTCAAGTCATCCCAAATATGGTTCCATCCCTAAACTTATAT TTGCTTGCATCATGGGATACTTTGCTGGAAAGCTCTCTTATGTGAAAACTTGCCAAGAGAAGTTCAAGAATCTGGAAAATTCCCCTCTTGGAGAAGCTTTACGGTCAGGACAAGCACGACGATCTTTACCACCAGG GCATTATTCTCAAAAGTCAAAATATGACTCAAATGTGAGTGGTCAGTCCTCTTTTGTGACATCCCCAGCAGCAGACAACATAGAAAAAGAGATGTTGCCTCATTATGAGCCAATTCCATTCAGTGCTTCTATGAATGAATCCACTCCCACTGGTATTACTGATCATATTGCCCAAGGTAGAAACTTCTCTTGA